From the genome of Lampris incognitus isolate fLamInc1 chromosome 17, fLamInc1.hap2, whole genome shotgun sequence:
CAGGTCCTGCAGCCCGCCTCTTCCTTTGCCCCTCCAGTCTCCCGCTGAATATGGAGCGCTTCCCATCCCTGGTTGTTCCACCAACCCTCACCCCCGGTGCCACCACCACGGCCACCACCTTTACGATGCTACAGCGACGTCATGGCAACCAGCGCCATGGCAACCTCTCAGCCGCTTGGAGGAGAGAGGCTTATTCTCAGAGgggaggggagtggggggggggggttacctggTAAATGAGAGCTCTTCAGTCCGTGTTCAGGCAGTAACACCTGCCCGGTGAAAGATGGAGAAACGAAAAAACCTGATTCAAGTGTGTGTTGAGCACTTACGGGGGGCCTGTGCCAAAAGAAGCGACACGTGTGCATCAAGATGGGTAATCCAGGCGTGGCCAACTAAATCTCAACTATGAGAGTAaccagcgagagagagggggaaaaaaagactaaAGGACGAAACTATTTTCCGTCTCGAtatgttccacatcctccatcCTTTGTGTGAGCTGGGGTCTCTCCATCAGTCACCAGCTGGTAGTTTCCTTCAGTTTGCAGGAACAGATGTGCTGTGGATGCAGGGATGGACAGGGGTGCCTGAACAAcagcccagagagagagagagacagagacagagagagagagacagagagacagagagagagagagagacagagagagagagagagagacagagagacagacagacagacagacagacagacagacagacagagagagacagagagagagacagagagagacagacagagagagacagagagagagagagagacagacagacagacagacagagagagacagagagacagacagacagacagagagacagacagagacagagagagacagagagagacagacagagacagagagacagagagagagagagagagagacagagagagagacagagagagagagacagagagagacagagagagagagagacagagagagagagacagacagatagagaggttATTTTACCAGGTTATTGTCTTTCACGTGTTTCTGTACTAAGCGTTCATATACTGTCAGCATGCATGTGGCAACACAAACGCGTCCTTCCAGTCGTGCCAATTAAGCGAACGGAACGGAAGGGCACGGGACGGGACAGCGGACGGGGCAGCGGACGGGACGGCGGACGGGACGGCGGACCCTCTATCGATGgtcaaaacttcagcaaaaatcCGCCTCCTCGGCGGCGTCAGCTGGTGTAACGAGCCGAGCAGACAACCCGAGGCGGCGGGGATGATCGGAAAGTCCGTCTTCCTCTCCGTCCGCCCAGCAGACGGCAACGCGGGGAGGGTaaacagttcccccccccccccagcccccccagccGCCCCAGCCGCCGGATGAGGAAGCCGCTCGGCGAAAGCAGCGGCGCGGTTTAACTAAAGCCGCCTGGCCCGGTGAGAAAAGAGCCAGCATACCGTCCCACGCGTCCACCCTCCCCACCGCCGCCGCCGAGGGGGGCGACCCGGCGGGCTTGACTCGTCCGTCCTCGCCCGGACGCCTGGCTGGCGGACACTCGTCTCGGAATCAGTCGCCGATTTAACTTCACTTAAGATTCCCTACttacctcccctcctcccccctctctctctctctcttcccggcGGGGGAATCTCACCGTCGTCGAGCTGTCATGGAGGTTTATGCGGGAAAACAACCGAAACAAaaagccaaaaacaaaaacaaaacaaaaaagaagccaGGCGGTCTCCGCGGCTCTTCCCCCGCAACGCCGCTCGGTCCTTTTCTTTGTCTGTGCCACTTTTTCCCTTTAACTGCTGCTGGCTGGCCACCACGGACATGCGCAGTACGCGCGCACTCACGTCCGCTTGTCACCGCCTGCGTCAGAGCGTGCGAGCGCGAGCGCGCAGCCCCGCCTCCGAGACTGCGAAACTCGAGACCGGAATCACGTTACTAGCGTGCTACGGAAGAACGGCGCGCGAGCGGTTTTTTTTTTCACGCTGCACGCGGAGGCGTGTGTTACACAAACGCCAGACACTATGAATATCCCACAATGCAACGCAACACTTGACGACGACGCCACCTATGGGGTGGTGTAACCCAGAACGGGTTGCTTTCCACCGTGCCAACTGGAACTGGTTGGCTGGTTGCAACTGGTTCCTTCTTTTCCCCCACAATGCACCTGGTTCCTTCTTTTCCCCCCCGTGCACCTggttccttctcccccccccccacaatgcaCCTGGTTCCTTCTTTTCCCCCACAATTCACCTGGTtcctcccccccccacaattcacctggttcccccccccccaacaatgcACCTggttccttcccccccccccacaatgcacctggttccttctttcccccccccaCAATGCACCTGGTTCCTTCTTTCCCCACCCCCACAATGCACCTggttccttctcccccccccccacaatgcaCCTGGTTCCATCTTCCCCCCCCCACAATGCACCTGGTTCCTTCTTTCCCCCCCACAATGCACCTGGTTCCTTCTTTCCCCCCCACAAGGCACCTGGTTCTTTCCCCCCCACAAGGCACCTggttccttcccccccccccccacaatgcaCCTGGTTCCTTCTTTCTCCCCCACAATGCACCTGGTTCCTTCTTTCCCCCCCACAATGCACCTGGTTCCTTCTCCCCCCCACAATGCACCTGGTTCCTTCTTTCCCCACCCCCACAATGCACCTggttccttctcccccccccacaatgcacctggttccttctttccccccccacaatgcacctggttccttcttcccccccccacaatgcacctggttccttctttcccccccacaatgcacctggttccttctcccccccccacaATGCACCTGGTTCCTTCTTTCCCCCCCCACAATGCACCTGGTTCCTTCTTTCCCCCCCACAATGCACCTGGTTCCTTCTCCCCCCCCACAATGCACCTGGTTCCTTCTTTTCGCCCCACACAATGCACCTGGTTCCTTCTCCCCCCCCACAATGCACCTGGttccttctttcccccccccaCAGTGCACCTGGTTCCTTCTTTCCCCCCCACAATGCACCTGGTTCCTTCTTTCCCCCCACAATGCACCTGGTTCCTTCTTTCCCCCCCACAATGCACCTGGTTCCTTCTTTCCCCCCACAGTGCACCTGGTTCCTTCTTTCCCCCCCACAATGCACCTggttccttcccccccccccacattgcaCCTGGTTCCTTCTTTCCCCCCACAATGCACCTGGttccttctttccccccccccacaatgcaCCTGGTTCCTTCTTTTCCCACAGTGCACATGGGTCCTCCTTTTCCCACTGTCACAGTACATATATTTCCTTCTTTTCCCCACAATGCATCCATTTCTTTCACTATGCATCTTTTTCTTCCTTCAAATTATGTCTCCACCTTTTTATAGtgcatctttctttttttatttacattCTATTTTTCACAAAGCATCTTTTTCTCCCTTTATACATGTAATTTTTCCACAATGCATCTTTTCATTTCACAATGTCTCTTTTGGTATGAAGACCACATCCTGTCCAAGCACCAGATATACTACTTAGGAATCAGGGTAGAATTCAAGGACAATAAGAACGGGCTACACTTTATTTGAGGATACATCCTCCAAACTGATTAATTTCTTAATCCTAGAggcagaaaagaaagaaagggggtgggggtggtggtggtggtggtggtgggggggggaggtaCAAATGTAGGACAAGAAGAAAAGCAATATTTTCTACCTCATTTCCCTCACACCATTACTTTCATCGCTGGGGCCCATTCTTCTGAGAATGCTTTTCCCTTTGCCATCTTCGGTTACCTAAgattacagtttttttttcctgaagcaAACTTCAACGTTGGATCGTTTTTATAAATTATGAAAGACGGCAGGCTAAACACTGGGTCGCACGATACATAGATTTCTCCTCGACACAAGACACACAAATGTCAAGGTATTAAAATATGTCCGAAACACAGGAACGCAAACTCTAATTGATCGAGATAGCAAACCAAAAGCATTTCTGGTAtgctcaaaaaaaaacaaaaccaaaaacacacaaccccccccccccccccggttcaagcAGCAATACTCAAGTCATGCGGACAGCGGCAAACCCACAGTGAGGAGAATATCTCAGGCAGAGAATCATCCTTGCAGACTCTGTTTAATACTTGAGTGAATTCCCCATCTTTCTCGCTCCATCCCTGctacactggacacacacacacacacacacacacctctctggcCCATTTACGTGTGTCCCAGTTTTGTGGCCAGTGCAGAGGCCATGTCAGTCAGCAGCCCCTCCCtcatgctgtcctccctcttctgCAGCTCGTGGACAAAATGCCCCCTGAGTGCTCTCATCTCCACCACCCGCTGCACCAGGCTCCGCTGCGTGCTCCTCCGGGCCTCCGGGTAGCAGTGTGGGCTGTTGTCCAGCAGCTTCACCCTCAGGCCACACAAAGATAGAGCGGTTCTGAGGCCTCCAGTGTCCTCCTCCAGCAGCCGGGCCAGGCTGCGGTCCGGACCCAGACAGTCTGCGTGGGTGATCACAGTGAGGACGTGGCGTGCGGCTCCATCTCCGAAAAGCTCCAGTATGGCTCTGATAGCCCGAGACACATCCTGGTCTCTTCCCTCGCCAGAGTCAGGAGCTCGAACGACCAGCAGGAAGGCGTGGGGTCCAGGAGCCGCAAGCTGGAGGCTCCGGAGGGCCTCCCACGCCCTCTTAGTGCTTCCCAGCGACGGCCCCAGCAGGTCTGGGGTGTCAATCACCATCACGTCCCTTCCATCCACCACCGCCCTGCGTCTGGTGCTCTCCAGCAAGGGAGGGGTGGATGCTACGGTCTCCGAAACCCCACAGCCCAGCATAGTGTCCCCCAGGGAGGTTCGCCCCCCTCTGGTGGGACCCAGGAGGAGGACCCTCAGGCCGGGCTCCCTGAGAATACAGGAGCAGGAGAGGTCGGGGCTCCAAACTGGAAGGCCGCGGCTGGTTATGGAGGACTCATCCTCCTCCGTCTCTGGCGGTCGTTTTCTCAACGGCCCTGGCGAGCAACCAGATGAGTTTTTAAGTTGATAAATGATGAACTTCCTTTtcaaaggtcagaggtcacaaaAGAGTGAGTCAAGTCGGGTTTATTTAACGGCtaattctgttgttgttgtttttttacaacctgggttgtATTTTCTTATTGTTTCCATCACACATATCAGTTATGATTTCATTTTACACACCAGCTT
Proteins encoded in this window:
- the LOC130127878 gene encoding uncharacterized protein LOC130127878 translates to MECDCGVDSVCTPTSASCRDDTTDAITAPRPEAGLSPSAAGEGLWLDLTSLLTGVFTVAGFLLYRFSQALPALIRWPVRLLCSLTGLSSAWSWLSQLVGILRGIQSLFIWLSQIWWFIIALFSKLSWLLVLIKFITGSLIYTKQLLESVITLQQHIARPLRKRPPETEEDESSITSRGLPVWSPDLSCSCILREPGLRVLLLGPTRGGRTSLGDTMLGCGVSETVASTPPLLESTRRRAVVDGRDVMVIDTPDLLGPSLGSTKRAWEALRSLQLAAPGPHAFLLVVRAPDSGEGRDQDVSRAIRAILELFGDGAARHVLTVITHADCLGPDRSLARLLEEDTGGLRTALSLCGLRVKLLDNSPHCYPEARRSTQRSLVQRVVEMRALRGHFVHELQKREDSMREGLLTDMASALATKLGHT